Below is a genomic region from Catenuloplanes atrovinosus.
CGGGCCCAGCTCGTGCAGCAACTCCGCCACGTCCACCACCCGGAACGGCGGCTCCTCGCCGAGGATCTCCCGGTACTCCTTCAGCGCCGACCCGCACCCGGCCGCGTTCGCCACCACGACGTCCACGCCCTTGAACGCCCGCAGGACTCTCTTCGCGTACTCCCTGGCCTCCGCGTCGCGGCCGGTGTGCAGGGAGAGCGCGCCGCAGCAGCCCTGACCCTTCGGCGCGATCACCTCGACGCCCTCGGCCGCGAGCACGCGCGCGGTGGCCGCGTTGACGCCGGGGAAGAACTCGCGCTGCACGCAGCCGGTCAGCATGCCGACCCGCGCGCGCGTCCGGCCGATCGCGGGCGTCCGCTCCGGGACCCGCGCGCGGCCGGGCCGCTCCGGCGCCAGCCGCGCCAGCATCGCCAGCCGCGGGGCCATCCGTCCCAGCGGCGCGTCCGGTCTCATCAGCCTTTCCAGACCCATCCATCGGTACGCGGCGAGGGGCGCCCGCAGCAGCCGGAGCCGCCCGGGACGGGGGAACAGCGCGAAGATCATGGCGCGCAGCAGCCGCTCGCCGGCCGTCCGCCGGTGCTCGTCCTCCACCTGCGCCCGGGCCGCCCCGAGCAGCAGGTCGTACCGCACCCCCGACGGGCAGGCCGGCACGCACGCCAGGCACCCCAGGCACGCGTCCAGATGCCCGGCGATCGTCCCGTCGACCGGCGCACCGTTGATCAGCTGATCG
It encodes:
- a CDS encoding (Fe-S)-binding protein, translated to MSERVEESAARAHPPHGPGVRRPDPGLVADCVHCGFCLPACPTYELWGEEMDSPRGRIHLIDQLINGAPVDGTIAGHLDACLGCLACVPACPSGVRYDLLLGAARAQVEDEHRRTAGERLLRAMIFALFPRPGRLRLLRAPLAAYRWMGLERLMRPDAPLGRMAPRLAMLARLAPERPGRARVPERTPAIGRTRARVGMLTGCVQREFFPGVNAATARVLAAEGVEVIAPKGQGCCGALSLHTGRDAEAREYAKRVLRAFKGVDVVVANAAGCGSALKEYREILGEEPPFRVVDVAELLHELGPVAERRPLPITVAYHDACHLANAQGIRHAPRTLLRQIPGLTLREINDGAMCCGSAGVYNVLNPAPAMELGDRKADAIARTGADVLVTANPGCLLQIADAFRRRGGGTAAPRLAHTVEILDESINGR